In Vitis vinifera cultivar Pinot Noir 40024 chromosome 4, ASM3070453v1, the genomic window tttttctccttttatcaCAGATGATCGCCCCACAACTAACAAGATAATGGAAATGATCGTATACAAGTCAATACCAGAACAGAAAACAAGTCCACCAACTCAACCTAATTTAAGTCAGACATAAACCCGAGATTCTAATATACAAACTTTGTTTAATTGAATTAGGGTGAGCTTCAAGAATTTGATCTCCAACAAGCTAAAttttgagtcattcatattTATGGTAAATGGTATCTATGCATGGACTGAAGGTTtcttagaataataaaaaagctGCTCAAAAGAATTACCTGcgtgaatttgaaaatatagatGAATGAATTACGTTTCATCAGCAGCATTTGCCAGGAGAAACTCATCTTGAGAAGCTCAGCCCTCTTCACACCATAAGTAAATGTTGAGAGCGCTGCAGGGTGACTACAGCATCCATCAATAGGTACAGCCAGCAACTGGAACAAAGATTTTCTGGCATGAAATGATCGAAAAGCTTCTGCAAGCTTTGCCACAGGTACATATTGGTAATGGCGATCAGGAAAGGACCAATACTGTTCTTGATCTTTTTCTGATATGACCTGTGTATAAGCATTCAaagatggaaaagaaagaaaaataagcacaaaTTCATAGAGCACAAGTTCAATTGCAAACTCCAAATATATACTTACTTCTTGCAAAAAATCAGCCACATTTTTCCTATCTGGACACTGAAACCCCATAAGTTCAAAGAACTCAAGAGCAGCCTTGCTTGGTCCCTGGTACACAATCTGACCTTCCGCCAAAAGAATGATATCATCAAACAGCTCATAAGTCTCAGGATCTGGTTGCAAGAGAGATATGACTGTTGTCCCATTAAGTGCTTGAGTTGAATGCCTAAGGTACTTGATAATTTGATGCGTAGTTGAACTATCAAGCCCGGTTGATATCTCATCCATGAACAATACTGTAGATGCACCCACTAACATTTCACCTGCAGGGCACACAGACATGTCACTTCTGTTTAATTCACATATCTAGCTTCATAAGGTATTGAATGAAAGGTTATATTTATAGGTTCTGTATTGCGAGGTTAATTCTATTCCACTAGTAAAAATTGGTAGTACAGAGAAAGACCGACAAAGCAGTAAACCGAACAAGCAAAACCACAAACAAAAGGAATGCAAGATAACCTGTAGAAAGCCGCTTCTTTTCACCCCCAGAGATCCCTTTGAGCATTTCATCTCCCACCAATGTGTCCGCACAAGGGTCCAATCCTAAAATCTTTGTAAATATGTGAGCATACAGGAAAATGGCTAAAAATTTTCCCATCACAGAGTGACAATGAATCCTCCATTGTGGAAATGAATTACCTTCATAATATACTCAGTAACAAGGCTTGTTTTCTGTTCCCCCAGTGCTAATGCCTAAAGACAGAACAAATACATTCGTATAAACACACGCAGCAAGCTCTTTAAGGGGAAAAAAGGGAATTTCATGTAATAATTCACACCTTGATAAATATATCTAGATCTTCATCAGGTTTTATCCCAGCATTCTCCTCTCTTCTTAGAAGTTCCAAAAGCATATCTGTCACAAAATTTCATAGTTTTAGTACTTTTATATTTCAATGACTAATTATcccaaagaaatgaaaatagatGCATGTATATGGACACATCCACAAACAAGATTACTTTGGGCTTACCATATTTGAATCCAACACCTTGACAACGTCTCGAGAACTGAAGAGTCTCCTTGACTGTCATTTCTGCAACGTGCCAGTCCTGCTGACTTACATAAGCTGAAGTTCTTTGCGGAACAAACTCCCTAAGCTCGTGTCCGTTGTATGTGATTCTCCCTGACATCTTCAAAGTAACTCGACTGAATTAATGAAGAAGTAACATACAACAGATAAAGGAAAACTAGTACAAGTTCCCTCATTTAGAGCTCCTTGCAACACCTATTGAGACGGATCTTTTAAAATCCCCAACTACGGGACTCCATATATACAATACAAGTCAGACAACTGAATCCTCTAATTCAATTGTTAGCTTTCGTCCACCTTCCTCAATCACTTCCAATGAAGTATGtgatttcctttcctttttcttttcctcagaGAGGGATATGACTTCCCAGGAAACAAACAAGACCATCTGGCCATTTTCTTGCCAAAATATACACTTGGGGTTTTTCCAATTTTAGAAACTTTCACATAATTTTGCCATTGCTATTTCAGGATTCCTTGTACAAGATCATCTTGTGAAATTGCTGCACATTCCACACCATGGACCAACCCAAGAGAAAATTATCAGATATTTAGCTGAACCTCTAGCCAAAAGCCCACTCAATTTGAGTCAGTTCTTGGTTGATAAGTCTCACATAAAAATTAACTTCTGGTTTTCAGAATACTCAAGCTATCCCTAAAGTAAAAAAACATAAGTGATTATAGAACATCAATTGATGCAAATTCTTAATATATTGGGTACCTGCAGACCAGTTCCAAGTCTCCCAGCAAGTGCCAAAAGCAATGTTGTCTTTCCAGAGCTCGGAGGACCCAAAAGCAATGTcaatctaaaagaaaacatgtcTGAGAAGCAAAACCAGCTTGGCAATTTAACAACCAGTTTATAGAAGTTTTTAACGCTTACCTTGAAGGTCTAATAACACCACTAATGTCGTCTAAAATTGATAGCTTCTTCCTTTCTCCAGGGAAAATCCTCAACTGCCTCAAGAAAGCCTGCAgaattttttgtatttcatgAAGCTTGGTCAGAAAGAGACTGCAGTTAATGaaactatttcaaaaaaattatagctTGTAACAACCTATCACCTACCTCAGTCgtgttgaaaatgaaattgggGATTGTAGGCAGTGCTCTGCTTCCGACATGAACAAAAGAATTGACCTTCAGGTGCTCAAATCGAACTTCGACTTTTGGAAATTCCAGACCAACACTAGAATCCccattaagaaaaaagaaacacacaATCAATCAAGTCATAGCCGAACTTCAACTCAGAAGATAATGAGAAAGAAAACCCGGTCTCAAACAGTTCAAAGCAAGCCCTTTAAggttttttattctacttttcttttcatttcccctacattttctcagcaaccaagcaAAACCCTTTTCAGGAAATGCAAGAAACAGCTTATTGAAAAAACTTACTCTTTAAATCTCCttctaattttatcaaaaaacagCTCTGGGTCTTCGGTGACAGCCCTAACCAACCGATCCACCACGAGCCTGCGCTCATAAACGTCGAGCTTACACAGTTCAACCTCCGATAATTCCCCAGAAATGTTCCGAAACAACGACCTCCGAGCTCTAGAATAGGTCGGAATCCTCTGCAATGAAGCCCAACGAAGAGCCTTGTCATCACAATCTCCATTTCCACTGTTGGGGCTCGCATAAACAGTGTCTAAAGAAGAAAAGCTATTCATTGTAAGGACAGAAATCAAAGCCTTTAGGCCTAAGCTTAATGGTGAAAGAAGGCAGAATATTTAAAGTGTGAGTTTGGAGACATGAATTACTGAATCCATCCAACTACTTTAGTAGGCTCAAAATTGGTTGTTGAGGTCTGCAATTAATCTCAACACACAGAAGCACACAAGAAATGAGGGGTCTTTTGTGGGGTTGGAAAGTGAGACAGACGTTTCaacctttgtttttttgtttgctgGTAGAAGGTTTAGGTTAGACTTTAGCGGGAGATTTTTGAATGAAACGGTCGAAAAAGTGGGTTTCACTTCTTGGTAGTTAAAACGGTCTTGACCTGTAATGGGGAACACGAGGAAAGTCCTTTTCCTTTCTCATCACACCTTCTTTCCAGGGTTGCGTCCTCAATATTTCCCTTGGAAATTTTTTGGGATTTGGTCATGGCTAAAATAAAGACTTTAAATTTGACCTaccaataaattaaatttaaataaaaataaaataaaattgatgtaGTAAATAATAAGACCGATTcaattataaagaaataaaatataaatatacgTAAACTGAATCTTGATACAAGTAAATGAGACTAATTTTatcatatgatattttattttatcgaTCACCACATTTTGTATTATaccatattaataaataaataaaaacccgTAAAACGACACATAGATGGTGTTTccattttttagttgttaaatCAAATAATGTAAAATCTTAGTCATTAAATTAATGATTATGTCAAGAAGTATATAAATCAAATTGCATTTCAAAGTGATCGAGTTAAATTAAAATGTGACTAAATTGCCCTTTAATGCAATCATTCTCTACTAATATGGACAAATGATCTCTTTTTACATTATTCCATGGATTCTGATTaattataatagtttttaataatattttttcaatatagtatcttaaaaaagtatttttaaatttatgaggAATTACAAGATGTGAAGTAAGAAGTcatcttttaaataaattattttaatttaaatactaAAGTTTGAAATTAGATTATCGGCATCAAACTTTTATACTTATATTAAAATACATAACTTTTACTTGATGTGTTGTTAACAATggtatgtttgaaaatatttatagttattgtgaaaatatttataaaaaataaaaaacaaaaaaattttgtctcatgataaattatctttttGATATAATCATTTCGTACCCATCAAATACACTATAAAAAAggattttgattaaatataatagtttttattaattttttttttaacataataaatgaaaatttatttttcaaatttttagtaAGAAGTGAAGTAAGAAATTGATTCCTCaaaaaaatttagttaaaaTATGAAAGTTTTGTGGGGTTTTAGacttgaatatttatttatttattttcaaatttagttgAGTATAGGAttgattagggttttttagttcATTATTGCTGAAAAATGTAAGTGGCACCATATCAAGCGGCCCATTATGATGATATTCAATTCCTTCATTCAAAACTACGACAAAGTTGAGCATGTGTTagggaaattgaattttgatttgggaattattgataattattttatttttggtcatTCTATTAAGATTATATTATTAGAATTTGATGGAAAAATTCTTATAACAATCACatatatttagataaattttatatgGTATGTTTCATTGTGTCCAATTTGTCCATTTGCATATCATTCAAGTTTctccatcctttttttttttttttatggaaaatcttaaaagaatgaatttttaattacgttataatttcaaaatgtaAATGTAAATGcacttctatttttattatttttcaaaataaaaaatataataatttttaatcatttttataaatattgaatttatcggagttttttatttttaaaaaacatatttgataattatgcaataaatagaaaaaaacaaaaaaaaactatgatttgtcaatgatttttaaatgtctaatataaaatattaatatcattattttggaaataaaaaataaaatgttaataaATCATAACTattaattttccatttaaagtTTATATAAATGGAAAACTaaagaatcaaaatttttatgcccttatattttagtttttaccctcaattttaaaaactaaaataaaagtagattaccataaatgatttttaaaactattttcaaattttaaattataaaaacaaaaatttatatcaaaacACTTTCATTAGAACCACTTTTATGAATAATCcattacttttttttctaaataaaaaaaaatactttttatagttttataatgtttttcataacaaaaaaaaaaatcatagtaaGAATAAGAACCTAAAgatttttagttgaaaaattacttaaaatcaattttaaagtgTGTTCGATAGTGATTATATAAAACgcttttagtttttctaatgtttgaaaatttttatctttcaaaatgTTAGAagagttaaaaacactttttaaaataacgGTTAAATAGactcttaaaatttttaaaagtgatttatattttatgtcTAATTTTGTGAAACAAGTGTTTCAATACGTAGAAAGTATCTTAAGCCCATAATCTCCTACAAAAGGGTTctaaaatatgtcaaaataaGAACAATTAAAGTAAATTATATTGTAAGTTCTAAATATTATATGTGAATAGTTGTAATGTCTTTTCTTAAGTCTTATTTTATACTTTCATGATATGTAACTTCACTTCCaagaaaaaattacttttatgtTCAACAACCTTACCTACTGTCTTCATATGTGCTCAAACCTTTTATTGTTaagacttcattcttcatttgttatCCCTCAAAACTTTTCTTCTACCTTCCATGCACGTGCTTACTAGCCTTGACTTTAGAGGTTATTGTTGCaatcttctatttttctatCACATTACATGATAATGGATAGAACCTTCTATTTTGATAATTGATGGTCTTGGATCGAGTCCAGCATAACGTTATTGTAACTCAAATTCATAATCTTctttttaataacaattttttaaattgaacttttaccatcttatttgaaaaatcaattggtAGTCAATAAGAGTAAATCAAACTTTTTATGAAATTCGATATCACACCATATACGCCTATTCTAAAAAACCATCATTTGAGTGACTCATCCCTAGTCTTAAGAGTGGTATCGTTACATTTCAACAAATAGAATctcttattttgaattaaaaataataattttacttGATAGGTTTATTGTGATAGTCGACATTTCAAGGTGATGCTCTATTGAGTTCAACTATTATGCTTTATAGATTGAACAAATATCATCATGATTGACATGTCGGTCTTTGTTGCTCGATGAAATCTTGAGAGTACTTTATATGAGCGGGACACTCAAACTTGCTTATTAAGATGCTATATTCCTACATCTTATATCGGTAAACATTGTCCATCGGAACATGTAGCACCATGAAAGAGGGAGAGCCCTTTCATTACCCTTGTTTTTAACAATCAAGTGATTGAACTTGATAGTATTAAATGCTCAGTTTTACCCTTTTccattattaatattatttttagagaaagtTGAAGGTGGGTATGATGTTAGGCCCAAAGTGTTCGCCCATCCCATCCAAGAAAAACCCGGATGGGTCCAACTTACTAGGATGGCCATGGGCCTGGGCCTGTATCTGGATGTCTCGGTTTAAACTTTATGGGCCTTCGAGCCTAGCCCAACCCAGCTTTTCCAAACAAGCTCAATAAAACGGAGAAATACAGAGACAGTGAAATACAGGCAGAAAATGGCTGCCCTGAATTTCACCGCCATATCCCTCCGGCCGCCGGAAAAATCATACGTAACTGGAAACCACCGAAAccctatttcttttcttccaggAAGGAGACCCATGAAAATAGCTGCGGCAGCGAATTCTGTTGAATCTTCGCCGACTGTGCCGGAAAAGCCTGAAATCGAGCTCGAATTCATAGGGGTACATTTCAGTTTACTCTACAAAGTTCTCAGCTCTTTTACaaatttttggttttggattattgaattttgatttttttttattaaatttaattttgatatagGAGAAGCCAGGTAGCGATGGGTCATTCCCAGTGGAGAGGGCGAAGGCAGTGAGTGGAGAGAAGCTTCTGAGGAACATCATGTTGGATAACAAGATAGAGCTCTACGCCCCGTACGTAAGTTCTGGCGCATTTTAGTCTATTTGCACTTTGTTTCCTAACGTACGCCATACATGTTCAAGAAACGGCGTCGTTTAACCTTAAAATATATGTTGTTATGGTAAGATCAGGGGTATATTGAGTATATACTCATTAAGTGATGAGTTTAGGATAGAGAAACCATGGATGAAATAATCAATGATTATAGAGTTTTTGACAATGAATACATAAAAGCattttggaatatatatatatatatatatatatatatatatatatatatatatatataaaaagataatttgAGTGCGTTTAGTAAAGCTTAATAATTAATacttaagaaattaaattattttaaggtaaattatatttaaattataaaataatttttaattttaaatcataatattaaattattttatcaaatacacttgataacttaaattaaatgattCGGTCATGTTAAATCAATGAGTTAGATTTGTGAAACATCCTTAATATGtttaataactaaaattaaGTTTGATTGATAGTGTTTTTATAAAGCACTTCTAGCATAAAAAGTttcttccaagaaaaataaggTGTTTAGCAAAATTTGGATAgcagttctaaaaaaaattaaaaaaatcactagTAACTTTTCTTGAAAAAGTTAGAGTTCTATCTAGgaaatgatttcaaaaatattttgtatgaaaacctaaaatattttaatcttttttctatatttttaaatatgttttaaaattaactatgtatttgtaattatttttaaaatagtaaaatgagtaaaaataactaaaaaatattatttgaaaacacctcattttatattttattttaagaagaaaaaaactgtTATATTTTCTACTTGTCAAActgtagaaaaaaaattaatggattaaattatcactaaatttaatcttaaaaaaaaattgttatgtcATGGTTCAACAAAATTTAAGTTGGACATGTGAGACAAATTTTGAAAGGTCTCCAagtaaagaattttaaaaaatagatattcTCGTATGAATAAGTTtcctaaaaaaaggaaaactgatctttgactaaaaaataataataacataaaaatattattattattattatcttgttggaaAAACCTCAAAAGAAAAAGTTGATAAAATTAAGTAAGCAactaaatatcataaatttaaacTTGAATTCCCCATCTTCACCTATGGGACTTCCTAGAGCAGACAATTCTTTAtattcacctataaatagaggtgcCTTCCTTGTCCAGAAAATCTAGGGGAGATAAAAAATAGAGATCTACAAAGCAACTTTATACAATAAAAGAAGTTTCACAACAAGAAAAGGAGTTTCATAAAATCTCCATGCAAATGTGGTAAACAGTAAAAGGGTTACACACATGTTATTCGCCATTCAACAAGTTTATTTGGGAAAATGTCACCCTAAGCCCTCGATTGATCTTAAAATctaagaaaacaattttgtcATAAAGTTGTGACCAAAATGAAAGAATTAgagatatatattattttgtaaaagaatatcATCACAAAAATTGTACctcacaattttaattttaataaaatctttgTTCATATTATTCTTCCTATTGTTTTGCTAATGCTTTCGCAAAATTTATGCATACAAATCAAAGGGATATATTATTTCACCATAAATTTGTACACGCAAATTTCGTGAAAGTTCtacaaaattagcaaaacaataggaaaaataatgcaaacaaagattttattaaaatttaaattgtggGGTACAATATTTGTGATaatattcttttacaaaataatatattttttattctttcgtTTTGACCACAACTTAAATAACGATGATGAAATAGTTCTTGGATTTGAAGATCAATCGAAGGCTTAGAGTAGGTTTTTTCCGAATGAACCTATTGAATGGCAAAGAACGTGTGTAACCCTCTTTTTCTGTATGAAGTCgttttataaatttcattttcttagtttgaatttttttttatctcttctagATTTTCTCCTACAAAATTTTTAATCTCCTCTTTTCTTGAAAGAAGTCACCTCGgtctatttattatattttgattttagcaACTTTTTATTCCCAGCTTTTGCAACAAGataacaataatatttattattattattattattattattattcttttttagttGGAGAAGCATCATCGCATtgcgaattttttttttaagactaaatttaataattatttaatccactaaattttttatgtctacacaAACATCTTCTCCTCTCTATTTTTCTAGAGAATAGTAAACTGTTTTCAAAACCGATTACCAAACATGGACTAAGTGATTCTcacaaaaaaaacttttaaagaaaatgtatccactaaaaatactttccaTAAAAACACCACAGAAAACCCTCAAAAGTTGGTTTGAAACACCCCAAACGTCAGTCTTTTAATAAGATTCTTTGTTACATATGATATGGTGGGGCAGCTGGGAATTGATTTTTTGTTG contains:
- the LOC100250753 gene encoding photosynthetic NDH subunit of subcomplex B 3, chloroplastic, giving the protein MAALNFTAISLRPPEKSYVTGNHRNPISFLPGRRPMKIAAAANSVESSPTVPEKPEIELEFIGEKPGSDGSFPVERAKAVSGEKLLRNIMLDNKIELYAPYGKLMNCGGGGSCGTCIVEIIDGKDLLNERTNTELRYLKKKPESWRLACQTIVGNKENSGKVVVQRLPQWKK